ACGCTATCAGTGTGACCAGTAATAATAATCGCTTGGATTCGATTGGTtggtgatgataataatattacgttaccCGTATTTAAGTTGGTGAggttatgttttttattaacaatataatattttttgataaacattgaaacatttaattttgttcaccGTCTTGACTCTTAAGTTCtaaacatgacaaaataaatcaGTTAATTGTTCTTATTACCAAAGTACTAATTACTTACTTAGCTTGTAGATCTTCAGAAGTAGAAAATATAAGGATTTCAAAAGAGTAACAAGGTTAAATGTTGGATTTAAACCCTCCaaattttctttgaaaaataaaatgaaaatattcgaTTTATGATAATCGCCAGGTACCTTTGACCGATCAGAAATTGTTCACGTActacaataacattttctaaCAAGTTTTTGGGATAGTAAAAACGATATAATGTTTAGTAAGTGTTGCACAAGTGGAAATACTTTATGTTcactttttaatgtattttatttttagattttagtaaCTTGTTTCGCTCACTGCCGACAGTTTCTTCTATATTGCCAGTTCGATATCGTGCACGTAAATGTACCAGAGAGCGAAAAgcaaaaattcacaaaaaaaacaGAGCTGCTAATTTAGCCAAAGCaagaaaatatatacctatattaaagaaaaagtCAGTGGTAAACTCTGTTTAAGGGTCAGTTGTACGTCTACGATTACACTTTGATTACgcttaattatttgataaaagatTTTATAACCGGGCAAATTTGGCCAATTAAActtcggttaactttaatcggagatagtacaactggccctaagtaAACTTgtcttttaatttcaaatatctacattaATATtcagtttataaatttattttctcccataatattactttgattttaaatattttttcttaacgCGCATATTTGCATATCAATATTACAAATTCTAGTATTATGAAAATACTTGATTCTAatgaatgcaatattttataaatcatttttatctaATCAAGTTTCTGTGAAATATTCATTGGTTGTTACTAAGACATCTTTGTATTCTGTATTTTCAAATCAATGTACAACAATCAACCCCTTTAAGATTAtctgttgatattttttatgattatcttCTAACGTTGAATGCAATATTTAACTTgacctacattttttaatataaatagtaaaatttatttttataactattttaaagtaACCTAAGCAACCCATAAACTATTAGTAGGTAGCCATTTAACTGAATAAAGTTTTGTATTCacagaaattattttgaatgataAAAACTGGTTTCTTGACCATCATCATTCATCGCcaatttattctataatttgatatatagtatttagtatCAAAAAACATTGGCAAATTTTTTGTTCTTACAATAATtagagtattttttaaaattataactgtttATAGGCAACTAGAAAAATCAAGTCGTACAATTGAAACATTTCCTTGGCGTTCGTCCAATGATGATGTATATCTTGGATTATTTAACCAAATGCGCAGGTCAGTTGTGatctattttacattatttacactcatatattttataatttataatcttaattttattaaatgattatagaTATAACTTGTTGGAAGCCATATTAGCTCATCGTGAACTTCACCATCCAACAATGATCAATGTACCTAATGCACCTCTTAATGTTCGTCTTGAAATAGACTTAtctacagataaaaaaaataaatttgtggataaatatcataaaataattgaattacctCATTCTTATGACCATGGGGAAGATAGAACAATATTAGCATTTTGTCAAAGTGCTGAAATGATGGAAGAAGCTAGAAATGCTGGTGCAATGCTCGTGGGCGGCAAAGAAGTTATTAAAAGTATagaggtattatataatatcttataagtataattaattaccttTGTCTgtcacaatattttgttattcagtTTCAATTCAATATgctgtatagtaaaaaatatatcatatatcatttaaataatatcttaaaattaatacaattataagtgtggaactatttaaaatatttaataaaaaaaaaaacttacattaATAGAATatgtaaacttttttattttattcataaatgaaTATTCTAAAAACTtcataatgttaattttaacaCGTTCGCATCAGATGACgtaaattatgttgtttaacATCATTACCATATGCTGCATGACACCAAATGGCATAATGCACTACAATGTGATCAACGTTACGATAaactatttgtttattgttagcGTCTccattaagtattatttcataaattcctGGAATAcctgatatttaaatttttaaattttttagaattaaaattttttctgtGTCACAACAAGTAAACgcataaaatatgatacacaGCGAACGTGATAAATAGGGCTTCTAGTATTCAAAAACCTCAAAATATGTATGCACATATGCatttaagaaacaaaatatagaacctaaattataatatttatatgaaaataacataattttaataaatttataaaaacttgaaaaatcaattatacGATAATCAATCAAGTACCAACAGTATGCAATAAATTATGACGGACAACTGAAGTTTACCTCCTATTATCCTACAAGTGTAGCAATGTTATCAGCCAGAAAGTGAATTACCtaactgataatattaatattatatatgtgactGTAGACAttcggaaaataatatttttatacagatttttatatgttatattattatatttaatatcaacattttctaaattggtacctatatattattctcTTAATTTGTCCAATATACTAAAATGtgcatttatatgcaataacgacaaaatacacaaattacaattttaaacataatcttCTGATATGAAACCCATTTATACATCACTCACATTGTTCTGTGACCTTTCTagacaaataacaaaaaactagAAGTCCTCAGTCCTAGAAATGTCTAGACCTGctataattctaatttattttttagagagGTCTTATAATGTTACCGGATTTTCAATATGTACTTGCTCATCCCGACATTTTAACAGAATTACCTGCTATCCGTGGACTATTAAGGAAACGTTATCCAAGTCTTCAGCATGGtttgttattcaattatattaaagGCATTTTaggaaagtataataaaaataatttgaattacagGTTCACTGACATTAGATTTAGTAGCCATGGTAAAACATTACATAaaaggtattaaatataatatgcaagtgGATCCATTTGATGAAGCTTTAGGAATTGTAGAAATGAAAATTGGTcaggtaaaatacaatttatatttactatcaaaagtataatactaattttcatacattttcttttagCTTTCAGATGAGCCAAATCATctaattgaaaattttgaaaccTTATTTAAGGATATTATGACCAAAGCTCCAAAAAGAGCCAAACCATCTCCATTTGTTATAAggtaattgaatttaaaatattaaaataaagctttacttaacttttattaaatataataccaactaattatataaagataattttaaacaatttatattacaattaaaaaaaatgtcataattattttaaagtttttatatttattattattattgtgttaggtaacaatatacatatagtagaatcataaataactatataagcaGTTAATAATAAATCCCAAATATATAAGTGAGTAAGGtactataaatcaaaataaataaatctaaatagtataaaatactgtataaatgtAATAGTATTTACTGTTGGCAGCTTTGTTGTTGTATTGGTAACTTTTTCTAACTTGTCATATTGTTTTTAGATAGTACTAGACTGTCCTATAAGGATTGATTGATTTGATCTTTCTGTAGCAGGAGCTAGTTCACTAATTGTATTGTCCAGTTCCCTAGCAAAAGCATTCCAGTTTACTTAACTGGATTTGAATCTTCTAAAAGTTGCATTATTTTGTCTAATGGCCGTAGAGTTATTGTGTACTCTAAAACGGTAGGTCATGAAAACGTTATCACTTGCTAAAAGGCTGCATTTTCCAGCAAGCTCGATTATTTAATGTACACTTACAAAAACTACTATCCATGAGAGTATGAGACATCTCAACATTCAAAGCTACTAAATaggcattattaaatattttttaagattgcACTAATTGATATTAGGTAGTATgaacttatttaattaaaacattacttgtaatattttaaattattgtctaacaaatttaaattaaattttttgtaccatttagttaatcttattatttactaatttatgatttaatttaaaataatttaagttaataaacatttttattaacgcAGAGTTATTGCTTTATGtactattatctattaaatagactatttgtatttattttcatttaagttaattttttccttTGGAATATACAACTTAAATTAGTATGATAATAACGGCCTTATTATAGAGGTTTAGGGATTCAACAAAATTATCCTGAATACTTGTCTGATTAGCATATTAACTTCAAAAACTTTAATTTGAACCATCAATATTATACGACGTGTTGCTACATTTAAGCATTAATACaaatagttgtatttattttataaataactatgatatattattttatatcataatttgataaatatttatatatttcagatGTTTAGCCCAAACTCCGGCATCGAGAGAGAAATTCAGTATCAATTTATCTCAATTTGTTAACACTGAAGAAGACTCGGAATCCGATTCAGATTCAGATGATGAAgatgaaattaaaaagaaacaacgtctttagtataaattaaattttagtgatttgttataaattattaaaatatattagttagttgttagattttttttttttttgatattctcATACTATAaccataatgtaatattttacaatatacctagaatattgaacaaaattgaaaattggtaCTTTAAAGCCGGCCTCAAGGTAGAGTGGGAGAAATTTTTTGTAAAGCCACAgagtataattttgtataatgcaAGGACCAGGGCAGGGGCCTCTCTAGTCCCTAGGCTCTGTGATATTTGTTTGCAACGATGCCATATAAAATTGATCTTACTCACAAccactatcataatattatgaaaatataaactaacaacaaaagttaattataatacaaatatattactaataattacataataaaaaaaataaaacaaaactaaactgtacaataaaatttaaagaaaaaaattgtaactaatggcCATTGTCACCGATGttaattaagaacaataaaaaaaaataatgggcTAGTAGTTAATCACTCTACTGAAAAGTAGGTCTCAAGTGTATCTTGTCATAGATCACTGTAACGGATTTGACATTTAAGTTCAATGATATCATTGCAAGGAATTCTGAACAGATATGACCTGGCAGTctttattactaaatactattattagtatatttctacaatattaatttattttactataccaaTATGgtaggttaaattatttttgctgaaaaacttttattattatataacataattcatttttatattagtatataaatatataattattaaatatgtaaattattattaacttttgagttaattacaactTACCATAGAACAGTATCAGTCGGTTCACGGTTTAATATTAGCTTAAAATgaatcttaatattttgtaaatattgtgtatagtaaaatataatgtacgggAAAATGTTACCACTAGGATTCGGATATCAGATTTCTATGCATTTGCATCATTTTTCTGAAATACTTGACATGATGCTAATGTGTTTTAAGTTTACACTAACTATGCTGACGATGAACTTTTTGgggcatattatgtataatttgaggttaatatgcatttttaaacgtatttaagacattcattattattgtaggttatatacataataattaaattcacattttgtattaaaacaacAGAAGGTAATcaggtttttaaataaaatgattcacAAATTGATCTTGATTCCTGAAGAAGTccagaattttatttttccaggaCATTTTTATAGAGTTTTTAGGtcaatgcatttattatatataaaataaaaattttgtcaaaatataaacttaaaatacaaaatattgtactcacaactaaaatattttttaattttttaatagaagaactaattataaaaattaaacactttattaataaaatagtaattaataagtaacagtggaatgtttcaagtttctataatttaatactgtTAGAAATTTGGATttcaacaaaaaactaaaatcatgtTTGATATGGAATCGTTATTTTACGTGTGAATAACCAATGTCCTTACTAATGGCGTGGTTCGGCGCGGCGCATTTAAAGTGGCTGAAATCTATCACGTTATGTTGCCACTAGtactcggatgggtgaccatcGGATTGGTAGTGCGCAAAAACCTTGCCATACCGTTCCAAGTCCCAACCCTACAACACCCTGCAATGGCCTATGTTGCCGcgggtaaattaataaaaaaaaaatgtgtgcataAAAAAGTAGCTTttcgtaaaacaatttttttacaccaATAATGCGCCTGTCAATAACGCCTGCCGCCACAGAAGTCAGTTACATCGAGCCGCTGTCATCTGCTTCGTTAACTTTGCCACCGATTTGGCCGATCGAAGCCTATACGCGCCACAGTTGAGTTACAGAGTGGAACGATTTAGAACATGGCAGCAGGCCACAGTTTGGTGGTAATGCCAAGTTCACAAACGTCTCGACAAAAGCGCCAGACCACGAAACGGCCTCCAGGACATGGTAACATTGGTAACCCTGAGCGGCCGCGGGGAGCAGGAACGGTCCCGACAGTAACCGCGGTCAGTCCTATAGACGTCGCTCGCTGTGGAGCCGGGTGAAGAGATTCGCTCGGTGAATGTTTTGTTGCGTTGTTGGTCATAGACCGTAATGACATATTATGTGtgttcataacgtttaatatggAGGCACCGGCTTTGAAAGCTCGCGGAGTCAGCCCCCTCCCCTCTAACATTTATTGCGCTTGTACTGTAGACCGTAGTATCGTATGCAACCTTGCCCCACAGTACCTATGAAGACTAAAGAATACTTAAATGTCTTAAATACTGTTTATACTCTGCTTGCGCGTTCGTCTCTAGTTCACTCCTAGCTTTTGTCCGTCCAAATTAGATTTAAGTCCACGGTTGCACCCGTTCGTCGGTCCTATGTTTTTTAGTGGCAGAGAGGACAAGTTTgtcacgtacctacctatttcatgTACTGTTCCGACCTTTGGATCAGTTGCTATCCGCCGCCGGAATCAAAGCGTCAGTTGGAAATCAATTTTGAGCCGTTCAGGCTACCCCGAACCTGCAATAAgagtaatatgtatttttgaggacgagtttaagtaaaaaaaaaaatacctgtgAATAACAAGATGGCTATACTGtcataatactatgtatagaTTTGCACgaataaacaattttgttagttatttggtttttattttatagctattataatatatattatagtataatataataaaattgatttatggGGCTTGTGGAAATTGTGTCTATATTGTACAGATATTGAGATATACTTTCGGTTTTTTTTAAGCGGTGTAAAAATCTTACGAAGAggcttgcattaaattttaaagatttttgaccaaagaacaaaaaaatgtttcaatattcTATGGACCTaaggtacttacataaaaaaaacaaaatacactgAGATACTACGCGAAAAACGATATAGTAATTTAGTAACTATGTAGTATCATGCAATATAATGCACTATTCACCATTATACTATGCATTTTAACTAAGTACATATCATCCCCTTTTTCATGAAATGTGATTAtgtgaaatttattaattttaccaaaatatataagtCCTCAAGATACAAAGATATATAGatcataaatttgaaatttgaatattaaggACTAGGTAGCTATGGTAGCGCCTTTCCCCAAGTATACAAGTGTACAACTTACTGTTACGTAACTTATGTGGTAGCGACTATAGCGGTATAAAACGTTGTGCTGTTGTTTATCCCTAtagaatatataagtatattaaaaccCACAAAAAAAGGTACCACGGGTAGTCGACAAAATCTAGTCATTCTTgcgtatttctaaacaattttatactgttaaaaacaaatttacaaaaaaaaatcatcgaaatTGTCTAGAAATTATAACTTGGGATGTTATACCCatctataggtagttattaggtacctataatacttacaaaataGTCAAATACAGcgatgttaattattaaattacctacgtAAAAAcactttacttttaaaaatcaaGTCACTCCTGGTGTATCGGGCGCACCATAGGAACAACTACGtagattaataatatcattagtaTCCTGCGGGTCAGTGGCGACTCTGAAGGTGAGTggaaaaagaacagaaaaaacattgaaaaaagtGGCTACGCGTTGACAACGGATCGTGATCTTCACGGCCTGtccatacacaaaatattatagtacctaggtactataatattttataataatatttatactataatatttttatatttaagagaTACGAAAAAAGAAACCACGTACCGAGGCACGTGTGTTGTAAAacggtactataatataatattatgataatatgtgatGTACGATCGATCCGCCGGACCGCCACCGGCGAAGAAGTCTAACCGTTTGCGAGGTTTCCGACCAGTTTTgctgtataaatatattctcaataataatggtcaatatattatgtatatacatttccGATGTACCTACGgattcaaaaataaagaaatcgcCCGTGTAACATACTgggcaatatattatacgataataacGTCGACGACGTGGCCCGACGGTGCGTAACATTTGACCCGACCTTTGCTTCGGGCGTTCATAAACGACTACCTGCCGTCGAGGTCTAGGATCGCAAATCTGCGTTTATCGTACCGTAGATCATCTGCCTGTTGTCGAAAAAAGCGAACGgccgaagaaaaaaaaaatgtgcaaataataatgataataatgataaaaaaggaGAGATTAAGACGGTTTGAAGATTTACCTACAAGCATTAGTATGagtatgggggggggggcatctAGTCGAACTATTTACGTATAGATACCATCGTAGTAAGATGTCCATTGTTTCGCGTtgatgcattatatatatacggcGTAATGATCACAATGAAACGCCGTTTTAAGCCGTTGCCCTTGACATTGCGCGCGGAATAGACGTGGATGAACTCCATATCATAcgtcgtatgtatatatatacatcatacagTCGATAGTTGGACGATTACAATAATTGGATACAATTTACATTGTGTTCGAAAGACTCGCGcgtatatcatacattattataatataccaaagtgtgtgtgtgtgtgtggtgtacTAGGGTACCTGCCTAATGTGtagtatgcatatattatatacacatctaTTTCGcgtgtttaaaatatgtacaataaggAGTAAGAACATAACACAATATTAGCCggtatatacattgtaataattgtcCACAGATGACGCGCTAACGAAAATTGCTCAAACATTTCGATAGGAAGGCACCCGCCCGagttcttatatattttagaggACACGCGCCGCGTGAGCGTATACACAtgcgaataatatattattcgtcaCACACAATacctgcgtataatataataatagtttatatactattatctcCGTCGtgatcgttataatataattaattcgtctatatattgtaaaaatgtaaattgtttattatatacgagTACACGACATATTAGGTGCGCGCGcagatacacaatatatttataataacataattgttattatatagtaaagcCGCATGCGTTATTGAAagtagtatacataataataatattgtacacaacatacatattaaattatagaatttaatatatttacaccaTCGGACACGTCGACGACGTGAGGTTAAGTTCGTTAAATAGTAAATTCGTTTGAcccaaaattcatattatatatgtataggtaatatacatcgATGTATAACATCTAAATTGTAAAGCTGTTGGTTGTTGTAGTGCTGTCCAATGCAACTTTCCTTTCACTTTTTTCGGAAACAATTTAACTAGACGTGTGGCAACCGTAAACCTGCAGCTGTAGTATACctcaatataatgtacaatatatacgtaACTACATATCACACAAATCGTATTAATAAACCTTCGCATAAAAATCGCTGTTCAGAGTGTATAACATTTTCTTTTCGTTTCAActctataataacatttttagttttttttactgtatatcGTTTTGGCTTAATAaatggttattaaatatttactataattatgaTAAGTAATATGTAGATAGATTGTATACCGAACCTACCTACcgaatatagaaaaattatgatttaccagtttaaatataattacctacacttaatgaataataataataacattataatgccgtaaaagttaattttactttctatttttgtttaatattcaaattaagaataaaaaaaatatcttttctgAATAAGCtagcaagtatataatataatactcattaTGTATGAGTGTTATTCAACGTGATGTCCACACACCCTACCAGTCCTATCAAAATATACTTACccatatagatacctataatattaaattttactacAATCTACaagtatgataattgataaggaTCAATATCAACATATACCAtctgtaatataataggtacctacgtggcTAAGCGGACGCTCTAGCGATTTTATCACTTTAAAAgccagataatattatatttagctatTGGTATTTGCTCTGCAATTCGcacgattaaaataaaataagtagacATTCGGGCATCCGGCATTCCTGCTTATAGACACACTGGATGCGGACTATTCTTACTGGTCGCCAGGATGAGCTTGTCGGACTTAGGATACTATTGTTAGAATAtccttataatatagtaggtatgtatgtatattgtatacgaataCTAGTGTTAAcgtggttattataataatttaacctaACGAGTTGCTGCAGGACTGCaataatgcatttttgaaaGGGATAGTAGTGCGGGAGACTTACCTGCACATCCCCACGttggttttgtattattaatgttatatcaaTAAACGATGGCAGTAATATGGGGTAGTAATGTTCACACAGATCCCTCACTGCTGTCGGTAAAAGTCGAACAAAAAAAAGTTGCAGGAGACAttatatttgtaagtattttataaataaatgataaaaatattttaattacatttttaaaattgataaataaatataagtattcacttgttaggttttaaaaaaaaataatcttattattaataacaccaCTATATAGTGTTTTAGTACGTATTTTatcctaatacattttatactcaATTTATGATGGCATTGTGAATGTCAAACAATGAAACAAATAAGTACGTCTGAACAATATTCAGCTTAGATCATGACGacgtattacaataattaaaaagaaatacaaacaaataaaaagctTATAACTTTTTAGAACTTCAAAACTATGATGCAttgatatcaaaaattaaataggtactcgtAACTTTGTATTTTCAATGTCAGAAAACCAAAGTTTCTCCATCTTGCTAGTTTTTATCTACCGCCGACTACAGGTCACCTGATACTGCGTAGGTTAAAACCGTAGAGCTAAAACCGCACCTAGATGTCTAGACGGATATTAGATactattagataggtatattatattttgtaggacGGTGTGATTATGATGAcccatgtaaatattatatataactaaataagtgTTCTACTGTTTAAACTCATTCActtgtagtattatttttattccacgTGGTTGtatgtcgttataataatattatgtaggtacagagGACTTAACCTAATCAAATTTTGTTAGAACATTTATAAATGGCTCGTGGACCAATATTCGGTAGTCACCCGTGGTGAAAATGTTTTactataaagtttttaaacCGATATCTGTAATCTGtgcatcaaatatatattacaaataaaaaggGGCGTACTGTTCGCCGCCTCGTATACATACTAGCAATCTTGCCTAGAGCGCAAAGATTATTAATCCTCTTCCAATCCACAgtcgatattgttattattattattattattcgattgcaccgataatagatattataatatgacacacCGAcgcagtaatatattataatattatggtacctacctatatattatattattataggtatttctcaattgtattgtttgtacctatatttgaattattttttgaaataataaaatgattcatttatttactcaagtataattatataaccacGAAGTTAgtactatgttattattaattaattattaactcgACGTCTCTGTGAATAAacaaagtgtacctatattatactgagTGATTCTTTTTACAGTAAACTCTCATTATctcaaattcaaaaagtattaaagtttttggaaatactttttttgaCGTCATTTTAActgttaagtttttaaaaaactaagcgAAAACCACAGCAAATATCCATCACTCAAAACTTATTGTCATCCGGCGCTCAATCACTCCATTCCGTCTATAAAAAAACCACCTTCAGTTCCAACCAGAAACAAAAACGTTCATATGCCAATGTTACTGCCAAAACTTTACCCTCAACAGCTACGCCTGAAAGTCTGATCTCCAAATTTCTTGAGGATTTCAAAGCCATAATTAACCCCCTATTACTCCTATTAACCACAGTTGTC
This is a stretch of genomic DNA from Acyrthosiphon pisum isolate AL4f chromosome A3, pea_aphid_22Mar2018_4r6ur, whole genome shotgun sequence. It encodes these proteins:
- the Mrpl1 gene encoding mitochondrial ribosomal protein L1; translated protein: MFNFSNLFRSLPTVSSILPVRYRARKCTRERKAKIHKKNRAANLAKARKYIPILKKKQLEKSSRTIETFPWRSSNDDVYLGLFNQMRRYNLLEAILAHRELHHPTMINVPNAPLNVRLEIDLSTDKKNKFVDKYHKIIELPHSYDHGEDRTILAFCQSAEMMEEARNAGAMLVGGKEVIKSIERGLIMLPDFQYVLAHPDILTELPAIRGLLRKRYPSLQHGSLTLDLVAMVKHYIKGIKYNMQVDPFDEALGIVEMKIGQLSDEPNHLIENFETLFKDIMTKAPKRAKPSPFVIRCLAQTPASREKFSINLSQFVNTEEDSESDSDSDDEDEIKKKQRL